DNA from Nitrososphaerota archaeon:
AGATTAAGTGCTTTCCTTAGTGTACTACCAGTTGATATAACATCATCAATAATAACAATATTCTTATCTCTTTCTAAATAAGGAACTGGAAGTGAAACATTGTCATTTTTCACATCTATATATCCAACTTTGTTCTTTACTTTAGATTCACAATATGGTTTTACATAGTTAGTAAAGAATGTTGTTCCACTTGTTTCTATTGTGAACACATAATCATTATCAGTTATTCTTTGTGCTATATCTTTACCAATTTTTTCTAATTCATCTTCCATATAAAATGAAATATAACTACATCCGAATCTTTTAGCTTGTGAAATAACTTCTTCCATTTTAGCAACATCTGATAAAATAGTTACATTGTTTGTGTTTT
Protein-coding regions in this window:
- a CDS encoding phosphoribosyltransferase encodes the protein MERNNQNTNNVTILSDVAKMEEVISQAKRFGCSYISFYMEDELEKIGKDIAQRITDNDYVFTIETSGTTFFTNYVKPYCESKVKNKVGYIDVKNDNVSLPVPYLERDKNIVIIDDVISTGSTLRKALNLLSEYTTLNNRDITIYSIISMIDVVDTGLFDCKVHFYDKGNLDTYVVFPWEM